A window of Costertonia aggregata contains these coding sequences:
- a CDS encoding SdpI family protein yields the protein MDLFQFFLAIFNGLLFTILGWLYMKYPPKEINHIYGYRTRRSMANQHIWDYANAIGSKMIYYIGLVTLFSSTLLYFIFDSGTVVMASIFILLLGLGIGMYKCETLLNKRFDKNGKPKK from the coding sequence ATGGACTTGTTCCAGTTTTTTCTGGCCATTTTCAATGGGCTGTTATTTACTATTTTGGGCTGGCTTTATATGAAATATCCGCCCAAGGAAATAAACCATATATATGGTTATCGCACCAGAAGAAGTATGGCCAACCAACACATTTGGGACTATGCCAATGCCATAGGTTCAAAAATGATATATTACATAGGTTTGGTCACGTTGTTTTCGAGTACTCTCCTATATTTTATCTTTGATTCGGGCACCGTAGTGATGGCATCCATTTTTATTCTTCTATTGGGTCTGGGCATCGGCATGTACAAATGTGAAACTTTGCTCAACAAACGATTTGATAAAAACGGAAAGCCCAAAAAGTAA
- a CDS encoding 3-keto-disaccharide hydrolase: MKQYVFCLTLISILLGCQESPKKNIPQENQIKEVNTDQKYQGEEPTTPEATEVYKPVPPKVTVNDKGIPTDAIVLFDGTDLDEWISAVDSTAAQWHLNDDGSMTVKDKAGDIQTKRNFGSIQLHVEWKSPAEVLNKGQARANSGIFIQQRYEIQVLDNNDNPTYTNGQVGSVYKQGIPLAMASAPTGEWNTYDIIFEAPEFENEELVSPAYVTVLHNGVLIQNHFEIEGIIKYIGWPKYEAHGKAPIQLQDHKDNSRVSYRNIWVREL, from the coding sequence ATGAAACAGTATGTTTTTTGTTTGACATTGATAAGTATTTTGTTGGGTTGTCAAGAAAGCCCTAAAAAAAATATTCCCCAAGAAAACCAAATCAAAGAAGTCAACACCGATCAAAAGTATCAAGGAGAGGAGCCAACCACTCCGGAAGCAACAGAAGTCTACAAGCCGGTACCGCCGAAAGTGACTGTAAACGACAAGGGAATACCCACTGACGCCATTGTACTTTTTGACGGTACTGATTTAGACGAATGGATAAGCGCTGTTGATAGCACGGCGGCGCAATGGCATTTAAATGATGACGGGAGTATGACCGTAAAGGACAAAGCGGGAGACATACAGACCAAAAGAAATTTTGGCAGCATACAACTGCATGTAGAATGGAAATCCCCCGCAGAAGTATTGAATAAAGGACAAGCCCGGGCAAATAGCGGTATTTTTATCCAACAACGCTATGAAATTCAGGTCTTGGACAATAATGACAATCCTACCTACACCAACGGGCAAGTTGGCTCGGTCTACAAACAAGGAATTCCCTTAGCTATGGCATCCGCCCCAACAGGTGAATGGAACACATATGACATTATCTTTGAGGCCCCTGAATTTGAAAATGAAGAGTTGGTAAGCCCGGCATACGTTACGGTATTGCATAACGGCGTACTCATTCAAAACCATTTTGAAATCGAAGGGATAATAAAATACATAGGATGGCCAAAATATGAAGCCCATGGCAAGGCACCGATCCAATTACAGGACCACAAGGATAACAGCCGGGTAAGCTACAGGAATATTTGGGTCAGGGAGTTGTAA
- a CDS encoding 3-keto-disaccharide hydrolase, which translates to MKKGIFLMLVGLVLLSCKEKVQKSDLDVAETVSESEEVSHENEWTVLFDGTSMDNWQAFKGGQPSHWSIKNNALVFDPPLPEERKDENGEGYKTFNIVTKDSFTSFVLSLEWKIAEGGNSGIFWGISEDEKYVEPYQTGLEIQVLDNTKHPDAKNGRNRQAGALYDLVEPAKDVTKPAGEWNTAVITVNHETNTGSSVLNGVEIATFPVGGDELKAMLEKSKFKGWDGFADYKTGKIGLQDHGDVVSYRNIKIKAL; encoded by the coding sequence ATGAAAAAAGGAATATTTTTAATGCTAGTTGGACTTGTACTATTAAGTTGCAAGGAAAAAGTGCAAAAGAGCGATCTTGATGTTGCTGAAACAGTTTCTGAAAGTGAGGAAGTAAGTCATGAAAATGAATGGACCGTTCTTTTTGATGGTACTTCTATGGATAATTGGCAGGCTTTTAAAGGAGGGCAGCCCTCGCATTGGTCAATAAAGAACAATGCACTGGTATTTGACCCACCGCTACCGGAAGAAAGGAAGGATGAAAACGGCGAAGGCTATAAAACCTTCAACATTGTCACCAAGGATTCATTTACCAGTTTTGTGCTCTCGTTGGAATGGAAAATTGCAGAGGGAGGAAATAGCGGTATTTTTTGGGGCATAAGTGAGGATGAAAAATACGTGGAGCCCTATCAGACAGGTTTGGAAATACAGGTGTTGGACAATACAAAGCATCCTGATGCGAAAAATGGGCGAAATAGACAGGCCGGTGCATTATATGATTTGGTAGAACCCGCAAAGGACGTGACCAAACCAGCAGGGGAATGGAATACAGCTGTCATAACGGTAAATCATGAGACCAATACAGGAAGTTCCGTGCTCAACGGAGTTGAAATAGCCACCTTTCCCGTTGGTGGAGATGAATTGAAGGCTATGTTGGAAAAATCAAAATTTAAGGGATGGGATGGTTTTGCCGACTACAAGACCGGGAAAATTGGCCTTCAAGACCATGGGGATGTCGTATCCTACAGAAACATTAAGATTAAAGCATTATAA
- a CDS encoding sugar phosphate isomerase/epimerase family protein — translation MKTIKGPAVFLAQFVDDKAPFNSLEGMCKWASGLGYKGIQIPTWENFLIDLDKAAESQTYCDELKGKVNSYGLEITELSTHLQGQLVAVNPAYDLMFDNFAPDNVKNNPKARTQWAIETVKKAATASRRLGITAHATFSGALLWHTWHPWPQRPAGLVEMGFEELAKRWLPILDHFDEQGVDVCYEIHPGEDLHDGDTFERFLEGTGNHKRVNILYDPSHFVLQQLDYITYIDHYHEFIKSFHVKDSEFNPTGKKGAFGGYNDWGDRAGRYRSLGDGQIDFKTIFSKLTQYGCDVWAVMEWECCIKSPEQGAREGAIFIQDHIIEATQKTFDDFAGAEIDKTTLKKILGI, via the coding sequence ATGAAGACAATTAAAGGACCCGCGGTTTTTTTAGCGCAATTCGTAGATGACAAAGCTCCCTTCAATTCTTTGGAGGGGATGTGCAAATGGGCATCAGGTTTGGGATATAAAGGAATTCAAATTCCGACTTGGGAAAATTTTCTGATTGATTTGGACAAGGCTGCCGAGAGCCAAACCTACTGTGATGAACTAAAGGGAAAAGTAAATTCGTACGGACTTGAGATAACAGAGCTTTCCACACATTTACAAGGGCAACTGGTTGCGGTAAACCCCGCATATGATTTAATGTTCGATAATTTTGCCCCGGATAATGTCAAGAACAACCCAAAGGCGCGTACACAATGGGCTATTGAAACGGTAAAAAAAGCGGCTACGGCCAGCAGACGTTTGGGCATAACCGCCCATGCTACTTTTTCGGGAGCGTTATTGTGGCATACATGGCACCCATGGCCGCAACGACCTGCCGGCCTGGTCGAAATGGGGTTTGAGGAGCTGGCCAAACGTTGGCTGCCCATCTTGGACCATTTTGACGAGCAAGGGGTTGATGTATGCTATGAAATACATCCGGGCGAAGATCTTCACGATGGGGACACCTTTGAGCGGTTTTTAGAGGGCACGGGCAACCACAAACGCGTTAACATCCTTTACGACCCAAGCCATTTTGTGCTGCAACAGTTAGATTACATTACGTACATAGATCATTACCATGAGTTTATAAAGTCTTTTCATGTGAAGGATTCGGAATTTAACCCAACAGGTAAAAAAGGAGCTTTCGGCGGTTATAACGACTGGGGAGACAGGGCGGGAAGGTATCGCTCACTGGGAGACGGTCAAATAGACTTCAAGACCATTTTTTCCAAATTAACACAGTACGGTTGTGATGTTTGGGCGGTGATGGAATGGGAATGCTGTATAAAAAGCCCCGAACAAGGAGCCAGAGAAGGGGCAATCTTTATACAAGACCATATTATCGAAGCTACCCAAAAAACCTTTGATGATTTCGCCGGTGCGGAAATCGATAAAACAACGCTAAAGAAAATATTGGGAATTTAG
- a CDS encoding GMC oxidoreductase, giving the protein MNTEEQYDAIVVGTGISGGWAAKELCENGLKTLVLERGRMVEHIKDYPTMNDDPWDYELKGELSSEDKKKYHIQKRLGWAPKEDVKHFFVNDLDHPYVETKRFDWIRGYQVGGRSLTWGRQSYRWSDIDFEANKKEGIGIDWPVRYADIAPWYDKVEEYIGVSGQNLGLKQLPDGKFLPPMELNCVEQGLQKSIADNFDDGRLLTIGRAAHITDKDAQIEGRGVCQNRNRCWRGCPFGGYFSSNSSTLPAAERTGNMTLRPNSIVYEVIYDDKTKRAVGVQVIDAETHEKIEFKAKVIFLCASAMASVGILMQSKSERFPNGLGNDSDALGRGIMDHHYKLGATAKVEGYLDNYYKGRRANGFYIPRFVNLDEKTRRKNYLRGFGYQGGASRGDWSQSIAEMGYGKNLKKEILKPGQWQIGVTGFGEFLPYDDNRVTLSETKKDTWGLPQLDFDVEFKENEYNMREDIKKQIVAMFKAAGFKDVTSYDEASGPGLGIHEMGGARMGSSPKTSIVNKNNQVHLVPNVYVTDGAFMSSSSCVNPSLTYMAFTARAANHAAQQFKAGKFS; this is encoded by the coding sequence ATGAATACAGAAGAACAGTATGATGCCATTGTTGTAGGAACGGGAATCAGTGGCGGTTGGGCCGCCAAAGAACTTTGTGAAAACGGGTTAAAGACCTTGGTCTTGGAAAGGGGCCGCATGGTAGAGCACATAAAGGATTATCCTACCATGAACGATGACCCTTGGGATTATGAACTAAAAGGTGAACTGTCTTCCGAAGATAAAAAAAAGTATCACATACAGAAAAGATTGGGGTGGGCCCCGAAAGAAGATGTAAAGCACTTTTTCGTCAACGATTTGGACCACCCATACGTAGAGACCAAACGTTTTGATTGGATACGCGGCTATCAAGTGGGCGGGCGATCGTTGACCTGGGGCCGGCAAAGCTATCGTTGGAGCGACATTGATTTTGAGGCCAACAAAAAAGAGGGTATAGGTATAGATTGGCCCGTTCGGTATGCCGACATCGCACCTTGGTACGATAAAGTAGAGGAATATATCGGGGTAAGCGGTCAAAACTTAGGTCTAAAACAGCTTCCCGATGGTAAATTTCTTCCTCCGATGGAGTTGAACTGTGTAGAACAAGGGCTTCAAAAATCTATTGCAGATAATTTTGATGATGGGCGTTTGTTGACCATAGGCAGGGCTGCACACATTACCGATAAAGATGCACAAATCGAGGGACGCGGCGTTTGCCAAAATAGAAATAGATGTTGGAGAGGTTGCCCTTTCGGGGGCTATTTTAGCAGTAATTCTTCAACATTGCCTGCCGCTGAACGTACCGGGAACATGACGCTCCGGCCAAATTCCATCGTATACGAAGTAATTTATGACGACAAGACCAAGAGAGCTGTTGGTGTTCAAGTAATCGATGCAGAAACCCACGAAAAAATAGAATTTAAAGCCAAGGTAATTTTCCTTTGCGCCTCTGCGATGGCTTCCGTAGGAATTCTAATGCAATCCAAATCAGAACGTTTTCCCAACGGACTAGGCAACGATTCAGATGCTTTGGGTCGTGGCATAATGGATCACCATTATAAATTGGGTGCAACAGCTAAAGTCGAGGGGTATCTTGATAATTATTATAAAGGACGGCGGGCGAACGGGTTTTATATTCCACGTTTCGTAAATCTGGACGAAAAAACAAGACGAAAAAACTACCTCCGCGGTTTTGGGTATCAAGGTGGCGCAAGCAGAGGGGATTGGTCGCAATCGATTGCGGAAATGGGATACGGAAAGAATTTGAAAAAGGAAATTCTTAAACCTGGACAGTGGCAAATAGGAGTAACTGGTTTTGGGGAGTTTTTACCCTACGACGACAACAGGGTTACGCTAAGTGAAACCAAAAAAGACACATGGGGATTACCGCAATTGGATTTTGATGTTGAGTTCAAGGAGAACGAATATAATATGCGAGAGGATATCAAAAAACAGATTGTGGCCATGTTCAAAGCCGCAGGTTTTAAGGACGTGACCTCCTACGATGAGGCTTCGGGACCTGGACTGGGCATACACGAGATGGGAGGGGCAAGAATGGGGAGCAGTCCTAAAACATCCATAGTGAACAAGAACAACCAGGTGCATTTAGTGCCCAACGTCTACGTAACCGACGGTGCTTTCATGAGCTCGTCTAGCTGCGTAAACCCATCGCTCACCTATATGGCTTTTACCGCTAGAGCGGCAAATCATGCCGCACAACAATTTAAGGCCGGTAAATTTTCTTAA
- a CDS encoding ASCH domain-containing protein produces MENASARNMWGDYLDAHLEDAFKEAPKVIHFCDNEKDADECAALVKAGIKKATSPSLLGLQYRNEPLPKIGEFMVVTNWEGKAQCIVRTTAVSLKPFFAIEAAYAQIEGEGDKSLPYWKKVHWDYYERELAPFDRVPRESMIIVCQEFEKVFPE; encoded by the coding sequence ATGGAGAATGCTTCGGCCAGGAATATGTGGGGAGACTATTTGGATGCCCATTTAGAGGATGCTTTTAAAGAAGCGCCCAAAGTGATACATTTTTGTGATAACGAAAAAGATGCCGATGAATGTGCTGCACTTGTAAAGGCAGGCATTAAAAAGGCAACATCACCTTCTTTATTGGGATTGCAGTACCGCAACGAACCATTGCCAAAAATCGGTGAATTTATGGTCGTTACCAATTGGGAAGGCAAAGCACAATGTATTGTAAGGACCACTGCGGTAAGCTTAAAGCCTTTCTTTGCGATAGAGGCTGCATATGCCCAAATCGAGGGAGAAGGAGATAAATCCCTTCCGTACTGGAAAAAAGTTCACTGGGACTATTACGAACGGGAACTGGCACCTTTTGACCGCGTTCCGAGGGAAAGCATGATTATCGTTTGCCAGGAGTTCGAAAAGGTTTTTCCGGAATAG
- a CDS encoding Gfo/Idh/MocA family protein, with amino-acid sequence MAKKIRLGILGGGGDSLIGVLHRVASHINDNYQITGAVFNPDFEASMSFAKEIDIPLNRIYKDFDTLIEEEMKLPKDERIEVCSVLTPNFLHFPMAKKLLDNGFHVICEKPMTTTLEEAKILREAHKKAGTVFALTHTYTGYPMVRQMREMIKAGALGKIHKIDARYYQGWINTIIHDQEKRSSVWRLDPEKAGISSCMGDIGVHAFNMVEYTTGLKVKSLLCDFNYIYEDNKMDVDGTVLIRMGDHVKGVIRGSQVATGEENGLAIAIYGEKAAFRWEQERPNFLYMMSDTEPTKIYKPGHEYNSELSLDGTKLPPGHPEGIFDSMANIYLGAARAIRGEKYNDGEFPTMQDGVRGMNFIEATVASHKKGNVWVALE; translated from the coding sequence ATGGCAAAAAAAATAAGACTAGGAATATTAGGTGGCGGAGGCGATTCATTGATCGGGGTTTTGCATAGGGTAGCTTCACATATTAATGACAACTACCAAATAACCGGAGCGGTCTTTAATCCGGATTTTGAAGCAAGTATGTCTTTTGCAAAAGAAATAGATATTCCCTTAAACAGAATTTACAAAGATTTTGATACGCTTATCGAAGAGGAAATGAAACTTCCCAAAGACGAACGTATTGAAGTATGTTCAGTATTAACCCCTAATTTTCTTCATTTTCCCATGGCCAAAAAGCTGTTGGACAACGGTTTTCATGTCATTTGCGAAAAACCGATGACCACCACTCTCGAAGAAGCTAAAATTTTACGGGAGGCCCACAAAAAGGCGGGAACTGTTTTTGCCTTGACACATACCTATACCGGTTACCCTATGGTACGGCAAATGCGCGAAATGATTAAGGCGGGGGCATTGGGGAAAATACATAAAATAGACGCCAGATATTATCAAGGGTGGATCAATACCATAATACACGATCAGGAAAAACGCTCATCGGTTTGGCGATTGGACCCTGAAAAAGCTGGAATAAGTTCTTGTATGGGTGATATTGGCGTTCATGCTTTTAATATGGTAGAGTATACCACGGGCTTAAAAGTGAAATCACTTTTATGTGACTTCAACTATATCTATGAAGACAATAAGATGGATGTGGACGGTACGGTCCTTATTCGCATGGGAGACCATGTAAAAGGTGTGATTCGGGGAAGTCAAGTCGCAACGGGAGAGGAGAACGGATTGGCCATTGCCATTTATGGTGAAAAAGCGGCCTTTCGTTGGGAGCAGGAACGCCCCAACTTTTTATACATGATGAGCGACACGGAACCCACTAAGATATATAAGCCCGGTCACGAGTATAATTCTGAATTGTCTTTGGACGGTACAAAGTTGCCCCCAGGCCATCCGGAAGGCATCTTTGATTCCATGGCCAATATTTATTTGGGTGCAGCACGTGCCATCAGGGGAGAAAAGTATAATGACGGAGAATTCCCGACCATGCAAGATGGCGTGCGTGGGATGAATTTTATCGAAGCTACCGTTGCGTCCCATAAAAAAGGAAATGTTTGGGTAGCATTGGAATAG
- a CDS encoding MFS transporter: protein MESINKNRLFLASCMALIVTAMTFAIRARLETVFGPEGVGLTLEQIGYAFTPAFWGFTLAMIIGGPLVDSLGIKKITWLAFIMHAIGIVWTIMAKDMSSLFIATLFVGIGNGMVEAALNPMIASMYTKNKTKMLNRFHVWFPGGIVIGALVGWLVMDIMGLSWQIMVGTLFIPLIVYAILFLGQKFPVTERVQMGISTKNMYASLANPLFIFMVICMLLTAASELGTTQRIESLLKTSVESPLLVLAFINGIMALGRAFAGQVIHKLQPAGMLLFSAIFTFIGLWLLTITSGGMTFAAAAVFAVGVTFFWPTMLGFVAEYLPQTGALGLSIMGGAGMLSVSIVLPLMGMLMDNADAGEALRTMSILPAILILAFTGLYLYMKKRNSTIIEEV, encoded by the coding sequence ATGGAAAGTATCAATAAAAACAGATTGTTTTTGGCCTCCTGTATGGCACTTATAGTAACGGCTATGACGTTTGCTATCAGGGCACGATTGGAAACAGTTTTTGGACCCGAAGGCGTAGGGCTTACTTTAGAACAGATAGGATATGCCTTTACGCCCGCCTTTTGGGGTTTTACCTTGGCGATGATAATCGGGGGACCATTGGTAGATTCTCTTGGAATTAAAAAGATTACTTGGTTAGCTTTTATCATGCATGCAATAGGTATTGTCTGGACTATAATGGCAAAGGATATGTCGTCTTTATTTATTGCCACTTTATTTGTAGGCATCGGTAATGGTATGGTAGAGGCCGCCTTGAATCCGATGATTGCTTCAATGTATACCAAGAACAAGACCAAAATGTTGAATCGGTTTCATGTCTGGTTTCCTGGCGGTATAGTGATAGGAGCTCTAGTGGGCTGGCTCGTTATGGACATTATGGGATTGAGCTGGCAAATTATGGTAGGCACTTTATTTATACCTCTGATTGTTTATGCTATATTGTTCTTAGGACAAAAGTTCCCGGTTACGGAGCGGGTACAAATGGGGATAAGCACAAAAAATATGTATGCAAGTTTGGCCAACCCGCTTTTCATATTCATGGTCATATGTATGTTGCTCACGGCGGCATCAGAACTGGGTACAACACAACGTATTGAGTCACTTTTAAAAACATCGGTTGAAAGCCCGTTGCTCGTACTGGCCTTTATCAACGGTATAATGGCTTTGGGAAGGGCTTTTGCGGGACAGGTCATCCATAAGTTGCAACCTGCGGGAATGTTATTGTTTTCTGCAATTTTCACATTCATCGGGTTATGGCTACTGACGATTACAAGTGGCGGTATGACGTTTGCTGCTGCTGCCGTATTTGCTGTGGGAGTCACTTTTTTTTGGCCCACCATGTTGGGTTTTGTGGCGGAATATTTACCCCAAACCGGGGCGTTGGGACTTTCAATAATGGGCGGAGCGGGCATGTTGTCGGTATCCATAGTTTTACCGCTTATGGGAATGCTTATGGATAATGCAGATGCAGGCGAAGCGTTGAGAACAATGTCAATACTACCAGCAATTTTGATATTGGCCTTTACAGGACTGTACCTTTACATGAAAAAAAGAAATTCAACAATAATAGAAGAAGTATAA
- a CDS encoding DinB family protein: protein MKAFLNQLFDYNFYCNKKYIEEFNIMKNIPEKSNVLFSHILNAHHIWNMRIVGKTSEYGVFQIHESNDWDDIHYENQRNSFDIITHTDDFEKRIDYENTEGRLFTNTIQDMLFHIINHSAHHRGQIAMNFRANDLEPLKTDYIHYKR, encoded by the coding sequence ATGAAAGCCTTTCTTAATCAGCTTTTTGACTATAATTTTTATTGTAATAAAAAGTATATCGAAGAGTTCAATATCATGAAAAACATTCCGGAAAAAAGCAATGTACTTTTTAGTCATATTCTAAATGCCCATCATATATGGAATATGCGTATAGTGGGCAAAACATCTGAGTATGGGGTGTTTCAAATACATGAAAGTAACGATTGGGACGATATTCATTATGAAAATCAAAGAAATTCCTTTGATATCATAACCCATACCGATGATTTTGAAAAGCGTATCGATTATGAAAATACCGAAGGTAGGTTGTTCACGAACACCATTCAAGATATGTTGTTTCATATTATAAACCACTCCGCCCACCATAGAGGGCAAATTGCCATGAATTTTAGGGCAAATGACCTTGAACCTTTAAAAACAGATTATATTCATTACAAAAGGTAG
- a CDS encoding sugar phosphate isomerase/epimerase family protein encodes MKRKRFFKKSTVFILVLSVLGIYACKEVKKTEENAVVENTATDVTEPFFELSLAQWSINRMIREEGVDPYTFAEKAKEWGFTGLEYVSQLYRPELEKEGYSQEAMGIFVEKCNAEAKKHGMENLLIMIDGEGDLATSNVSERKKAIENHYKWVDAAAAMGCHSIRVNLSGDKTEEEWVKSSVDGLTQLSTYAKNKNINVIVENHGGLSSNAALLSKVMTEVDMENCGTLPDFGNFCVKRENGSYYDGPCAEEYDIYKGVKELMPFAKAVSAKAYNFDTNGDETKIDYVKMLQIVKNAGYTGFIGVEYEGDEMGEKEGILATKELLVTAAKKLN; translated from the coding sequence ATGAAAAGAAAGCGTTTTTTTAAAAAAAGCACAGTGTTTATCCTAGTGTTATCAGTATTAGGAATTTATGCATGTAAAGAAGTAAAAAAAACTGAAGAAAACGCGGTAGTGGAAAACACCGCTACTGATGTTACCGAACCCTTTTTTGAACTCTCTTTGGCCCAATGGTCAATCAACAGAATGATACGCGAAGAAGGAGTAGATCCTTACACTTTTGCCGAAAAAGCTAAGGAATGGGGTTTTACGGGATTGGAATATGTGAGTCAATTATACCGGCCCGAATTGGAAAAAGAAGGCTATTCCCAAGAGGCTATGGGCATTTTCGTGGAGAAATGTAACGCCGAAGCAAAAAAGCACGGTATGGAGAACCTTTTGATTATGATCGATGGGGAGGGTGATCTGGCGACATCAAACGTATCGGAAAGAAAAAAAGCCATAGAAAATCACTATAAATGGGTTGATGCCGCTGCCGCTATGGGGTGCCACTCCATTCGTGTAAATCTATCCGGAGATAAAACGGAGGAAGAGTGGGTAAAAAGTTCTGTAGACGGATTGACCCAACTTTCCACATACGCCAAAAACAAAAACATCAACGTTATCGTGGAGAATCATGGTGGGCTATCGTCCAATGCCGCTTTGTTGAGCAAAGTTATGACCGAAGTCGATATGGAAAATTGCGGAACGTTGCCAGACTTTGGTAATTTTTGTGTCAAAAGGGAAAACGGCTCGTATTATGATGGGCCTTGCGCTGAAGAGTATGATATTTACAAGGGAGTAAAAGAGTTGATGCCCTTTGCAAAGGCGGTAAGTGCAAAGGCGTACAATTTTGACACCAATGGCGATGAGACAAAAATAGATTACGTAAAAATGTTGCAAATAGTTAAAAATGCAGGTTACACGGGTTTTATAGGTGTTGAGTACGAAGGTGATGAAATGGGCGAAAAAGAAGGCATATTGGCAACCAAAGAATTATTGGTGACAGCTGCGAAAAAGCTAAATTAG
- a CDS encoding GMC oxidoreductase: MSKFYYNEEQESYDAIVVGTGISGGWAAKELCENGLKTLVLERGRMVKHIEDYETANMDPWDFPNAGQPTREDIAKQEKQNRTGYTTNAASKMWFVNDLEHPYNEKKRFDWMRGYHVGGRSLQWGRHSYRWSDIDFTANAKEGIAIDWPVRYKDIAPWYEKVETYIGVSGEALNLPQLPDSNFLPMMELNCVEQDFREKVAENFDGRVVTAGRVAHITGTKNFDGRSKCQYRNRCIRGCPFGAYFSSLSSTLPAAEATGNMTLRPDSIVHEVMYDPDTKKATGVKVIDRVTKETFEFKAKVIFLCASAIASTSILMQSKSDRFPDGMGNDSDQLGRNIMDHQLQVGASGKFDGFDDKYYKGRKPNGIYIPRFRNLGGKSDRDDYKRGFGYQGGASRGNWEDTVAELSHGKDLKDAVLKPGGWTFGMMGFGEVLPHQDNRFTLDYDKKDQWGLPTVTFDAELQENELNMRKDMQEAAVEMLEKAGLRDVQGYDNPSALGLGIHEMGTARMGSNRKTSVVDRNNALHDVSNVYVTDGSFMTSASCVNPSLTYMAFSARAANHAAQQLKKGNI; encoded by the coding sequence ATGAGTAAATTTTATTACAACGAGGAGCAAGAATCGTATGATGCCATTGTCGTAGGGACCGGTATAAGCGGTGGATGGGCTGCCAAGGAACTTTGTGAAAACGGTTTAAAGACCTTGGTCTTGGAGCGTGGTAGAATGGTAAAACATATTGAAGACTATGAGACCGCCAATATGGATCCGTGGGATTTCCCCAATGCGGGACAGCCCACAAGGGAAGATATTGCCAAACAGGAAAAACAAAATAGAACGGGGTATACCACGAATGCCGCAAGTAAAATGTGGTTCGTGAACGATTTGGAGCACCCATATAATGAAAAGAAACGATTTGATTGGATGCGCGGTTACCACGTTGGAGGGCGCTCCCTGCAATGGGGCCGTCACAGTTACCGTTGGAGCGATATAGATTTTACGGCAAATGCAAAGGAAGGTATCGCTATTGATTGGCCCGTTCGCTATAAGGATATCGCCCCATGGTACGAAAAAGTAGAGACCTACATTGGTGTGAGCGGTGAAGCTCTTAACCTTCCGCAACTACCGGACAGTAATTTTTTACCCATGATGGAGCTGAACTGTGTTGAACAGGACTTTAGGGAAAAAGTTGCAGAAAATTTTGATGGTCGCGTTGTAACCGCAGGACGGGTCGCCCACATTACCGGAACCAAGAATTTTGATGGTAGAAGTAAATGCCAATATAGAAATAGATGTATCAGAGGTTGCCCGTTTGGGGCTTACTTTAGTAGTTTATCCTCTACCTTGCCAGCAGCAGAAGCTACCGGAAACATGACTTTACGCCCAGACTCCATTGTACACGAGGTAATGTACGATCCTGATACCAAAAAAGCGACTGGGGTAAAGGTGATAGACCGTGTTACCAAGGAAACGTTTGAATTTAAGGCAAAAGTCATTTTTCTTTGTGCGTCGGCCATTGCATCAACATCTATCCTAATGCAATCCAAATCTGATCGTTTTCCCGATGGTATGGGCAACGACTCCGACCAGTTGGGCCGCAATATTATGGATCACCAGCTTCAGGTCGGGGCTTCGGGAAAGTTTGATGGCTTTGATGATAAGTATTACAAAGGAAGAAAACCCAATGGCATCTATATCCCCAGGTTTAGAAACTTGGGCGGCAAATCCGATAGAGATGACTATAAGCGTGGATTTGGATACCAAGGTGGTGCATCTAGAGGTAACTGGGAAGATACTGTTGCCGAACTGTCCCATGGAAAAGATTTAAAAGATGCCGTTCTAAAACCTGGCGGGTGGACTTTTGGTATGATGGGCTTTGGAGAGGTACTACCACATCAAGACAACAGGTTTACATTGGATTACGACAAAAAAGACCAATGGGGACTACCCACGGTAACCTTTGATGCCGAACTTCAGGAAAATGAACTGAACATGAGAAAGGATATGCAGGAAGCAGCCGTGGAAATGTTGGAAAAAGCCGGGCTACGTGATGTCCAGGGTTACGATAACCCAAGTGCTCTGGGACTTGGCATACATGAAATGGGCACGGCACGTATGGGAAGCAACAGAAAAACATCAGTAGTGGATAGAAACAATGCATTACACGATGTCTCCAACGTTTATGTTACAGATGGTTCATTTATGACCTCGGCCAGTTGTGTAAACCCCTCTTTAACCTATATGGCCTTTTCAGCAAGGGCCGCTAACCATGCCGCACAACAACTTAAAAAAGGAAATATATAA